The Amycolatopsis sp. NBC_01480 genome segment GGGAGCCCGCCGGGACGAAAGCGGCGTTGCCGATGAACGCCCGGCTGCCCACGACGGTCGGCAGGAATGCCATCCGCCCGTTGGCGAACGTCGCGCAGCCGACGCTGGCCATGTCCGCGACGAAGCTCTCGTCGCCCAGCGTCAGCAGGTCCGGGTCGAGGTGCGCGGCGGTCGAGACCTCGGCGCGACGGCCGATGCGGGCGCCGAGCAGGCGCAGCCACGGCGTCGTGTACAGCGTGGCGTACAACGAGTTCGTGAATTGGAGGCTGAACTCCAGCAGCTTGTCCGAGACCCACTTGCGCACGCCCAGCCAGGTCCGCACCGGGTGGATGCCGACCGGGACGCGGGGGAGCACCAGGCGCTTGCCGGCCGCGACGACTACGCACACGGTGACCACGAAGACCGGCCCGGCGGCGAGCGTGGCGACGATCCCGGCGAGGACGCCGTAGTTCAGCAGCGCCCACCAGACCAGCGCGACGCCGGGGATGATCATCGCGATCGCGCCGACCTCCAGGCCGAGCAGCCCGGCGAAAGCGGCGAGGTAGTGGTCGAAGCGCCAGCCGCGCATCCGGCTTTCGGCGGCCAGCATGGTTTCCGTGGCCCGTTCGAGCTTCGCTGCCGGCTCGGCCGGTGAGCCGCTCCAGCGTTGCCCGGCCGGGATCGTGCCGCCCTCGCCGAGCACGGACTGCTCACCGAGCGCGGCGCCCGCCTCCAGCGTCGACCCGGGCTCGAGGACCGCGTTCGCCCCGACGAAGACGTTGTCGCCGACGGTGATCGGCGCGACCGTGACCCAGCCGTCGGCCACGCGCCACGGCCGAAGCACCACGCCGTAACCGATCGAGGCGTTGCGGCCGATGCGCACCAGCGGCGGCAGGGTGATCGAGCTGGTCGCGATCGTGCTGCGGCCGCCGACGCGCGCGCCGAGCAGCCGCAGGTACGCCGGCATCAGCGGGGAGCCGCTGACCACCGGCATCGGGCCGATCGCGAGGATCAGGTCCAGCAGCCACAGCCGCAGGTACGTCGGACCCCACAGCCGGTACCGGCCCGGCCGGATCCCGGCGGCCAGCGGCCGGGCCAGCAGCAGCGGCACCAGCCAGCGCACGCCCAGGTAGCTGACCAGGATCGCGATCAGCAGCTGCACCAGCACCGCCACCGACACGTCACCGTCGTTCTGGGTGTACACATAGGACACCGGCAGGGTGATCACCAGCAGCAGCAGGTAGATCGCGACGAGCTGGAAGACCCCGGCCCCGGCGATCCGGCGGCCGCGGTGGCGGATCGCCGCCGGGCGCTCGGGCACCTCGGCCGCGGGACGTCCGGTATCCGCGAGCAGCGTGGCCATCCCGCGGACCGTCGGGTGTGAGTAGAGGTCCCGCACGGCGGTGTTCGCCCCGGCGGGCTGCTGCCGTAGCGCGGAGACGACCCGCGCGGCCAGCAGCGAGTGGCCGTCGAGGTCGGCGAAGAAGTCCGCCTCCACCGAAAGGCTGTCCTCCTCGATGCCGAACACCTGGGCCCAGGCCGCGCGGACCTGCGTTTCGAGTTCGTTCGCGGGCGGCACGACCGGGCCGCTGGTGAACGCGAGCCGCCGTCCGGTCGGCGCCGGGAGCCGCGGCCGGTCCACCTTGCCGCTGGGCATGACCGGGAGCGCGTCGAGGAAGTCGAGGTAACCGGGGACCATGTAGCCGGGCAGCCGGTCGCGCGCGGCCGCGTGCAGCCGCCGGACCAGCTCCTCGCCCCGGTCTCCGTTGCCGCACACCACATACGCGACCAGCTCCGGCTCGCCGTCCTCGGTCACCGGCTTCATCGCGGCGACCGCCTCGGTGATGTCCGGGTCCTCCATCAGGACGCTCTCGATCTCGCCGAGATCGACCCGGTGGCCGCGGATCTTGACCTCGGCGTCGGACCGGCCGAGGTACTCGACGTCCCCGTCGGCGGTCCAGCGGCCCAGGTCGCCGGTCCGGTACAGGCGCCCGCCGGGGTACTCGATGAACCGGTCCGCGGTCAGCTCCGGGCGCCCGACGTAGCCGCGCGCGACGCCGGGGCCGCCGAGGCAGATCTCGCCGACTTCGCCGTCGGGCACCGGCATGCGGTCTTCGTCCAGCAGCACGACCGAGTAAGTCGGCAGCGGCTTGCCGATGGTCACCGGCCGGCCGGGCAGCAGCTCGCACCAGGTGGCGGTGACGGTGGCCTCGGTCGGGCCGTAGGTGTTGAGGATCCGCCGGCCGGGGCGGCTCCAGCGGTCGACCAGCTGGCCCGGGCAGGCCTCGCCGCCGACCAGGATCCCGCGCAGGAGCGGGAGTTCACGCGGGATCGTGGCCAGCAGCGTCGGCACGCAGTAGAGCATCGTGACCCGGGCCGACTCGAGGAAGTCGGCCAGCTCGCCGCCGAGCCGGCGCGAGTCGTTCGGGCCGGCCACCAGCGTCGCGCCGACCGACCAGGTCGGCCAGATCTCCTCGATGGAGAAGTCGAAGGAGATCGTCATGCCCTGGTAGACGCGGTCGGTCTCGCGCACGTCGTAGATCCGCGGGACGACGTCGAGGAAGTTGGTGATGCTGGACTGCGCGACCTCGACGCCCTTGGGCCGGCCGCTGGAGCCGGAGGTGTAGATGACGTAGGCGACCGGGTCTTCGTCGTCGTGGGCTTGGAGTTCGGCGCTTTCGGGCCGGTGCGCCGGTGCCGCGGCGAGGACGTCGGCCGCGGTGTCCAGTTCCAGCACCGCGCAGCCGACCTCGGCCGCCCGCACCGCGTCGGCGGCCAGATCGGCGGTGGTCAGCAGCAGGTCGACCCCGGCGTCCTCCGTGATGTAAGCGATCCGGTCCGGCGGCGAGGCCGGGTCGATCGGCACGAAGGCGCCGCCGGCTTTCCCGGCTGCCAGCAGCGAAACGTACGTGTCGAGCGAGCGCCGCACGAGGATCGCGATCCGCGCGCCGGTGCCGAGCCGTTCACGGAGGTGGTGGGCGAGCCGGTTCGCGCGGGCGTCCAGTTCGGCGTACGTGACGGTGGTGCCTTCGCAGTCGACTGCGAAGGCACCCGGAACCCGGTCCGCGGTGGCTTCGAAGACGTGGTGGAGTCGTCTTCGGGGCGCGGCGCGGGGAAAATCGGGAATAACGGAAGTATCGGGAACAAGTGCCGGTGGGTCGAGTTCCGAATTGAGGTCCAGCTCGATCCCGGCGATTCCCTGATACACGAAACCCATGCCCCTCGTCGGTGGAATTCGGTCGACGACAGTCCCCATCGAGATTTCATTCGTCGGTGTTACAGGCCGGAGAAGATCTCGGAAAGTCGTCGGCGCGAGCATAGGGGTCACCCGGATCAGCACCAACGGCGCCCGGTCGGGTGAGATCGGTCGTTACGCCTGGTTGTCACCGGTTCGGCCTGGCTGAGTGCCTCGCGAATCCGATCGCGTTAGGTGACAATTTTGCCGGTAGTTGGCCTGGGGGTCAGATTGTGCGGCCGGGAAAACGGTCGGGGAAACGTTCGGGAAACCGCGTTAAAGCAGGTACGCGCGATTTGCTGTGTCCGGCCTGTGAAAGCCTGTGTGCCGGCTGTGGGTGCGGTGAGTGACCGTCCGATCGCGCGGCGGGTGCGAGCTGGTAACGGAGGTCGGTGGGGAAGATCACTGCTTGTGGCGAGTCCGTGCTCGGGGTTCCCGGTCAGTGGTCATCGAGGATGTCGGACTTGCACGCCATCCGCGCGGCTCTTCCCGGGCGACGTGACGAGCGGCCGCACCGGTCCGGCTGCGGCGCCGGGACTGGGACTGGGCACATGCTGCGACGCACAGGCTCGCGGCGCACGGCCTTCCGTCGACGGGAGCACCTGACTGTCGGACCCGCCGCGACCCATCCGGAGCTGCTCGCTCTATCGGGGTGCCGCACGTCCTCCAATCGCGGGCGATGTGCGCCGGCGGTCGCGGCAGCCCGCTGGGCATGGCCGACGCTGGACCCCGACCCGGTTCGAAGCGGCGCAGTGGCCCGGGAGCTGTCATCGGGCGACCATCGCCGCAGGATACGAGGCGCGCCGCGAGCGAAAGCTGCCCCCGGCGGTAGCGCCAGGCTCCGTTCACCTTTTCATCGGCAATAGCGGACGTTCGCGAGGAAATGTCGGCATATTCGCCTGGTTGCCGGGTTTGTCAGCCGGATAAAAGCCGCCACCGGAGGCCGCGCGAAAGCGAGATTCGGGCCTTTTCGCAGTTCGGAAGTCGATCGTCCCAGTGGTTTCAGGTGTGCTGCTTGGACAAGACACGCAGCAGGAACGATTGCCCTGCAACGGACAACGGCCGTGAAACGGCCAGAGCGGTCGCGATCGGCGGCGTCGTCCGAGGGCGTGGTGGCCCGTTTCTGGCCGGGTGATTGCCCTGCTGTGTCGGCAATCTGCCTGATTGGTTAATTCGCCACGGCGAAGGTTATCTACCGGCAAATTTCCGACATATTCCTACGGTAGTAGGTGGTGATCACGCGCGGCCGGGGCTGATCCTTTGCGCACCTCGGGCGCGGATATCGCGCTCGGGACGTCCGTCCCCACCGTCGAGTCCGGCGCCGGTCCTTTGTGTCCGGAATCGGCCGGCTCGGAAGGAGTTCCGATGTCGATTTCCCTGCTGCGCGCAGCCGCCCCGGTCGCGGCCCTGGCCGTCGCCGTGGTGCTGACCGCTCCGGCCGCGGAGGCCGCCCCGGTCGCCGCCGCGTCGCCGTCGGCGTCGTGCTCGCAGTCCTATCTGCCGCTGCCCGATCCCGCTTGCACGCCGGGCGTGACCAATCCGGACGTCACCCAGTCCACCATCAACTCGACGATCTGCGTGTCCGGCTGGACGTCCACGATCCGTCCGCCCACGTCGTACACCAACCCCCTGAAGGTGCAGGGAATCGCGGACTACGGCTACAGCGACACCAGCCTCGCCGATTACGAAGAGGACCACTTCCTGCCGCTCGAGCTCGGTGGTTCGCCGCGCGATCCGAAGAACTTGTGGCCGGAGCCGCACTCGGGGAGCAAGAACTCCTACAGCAAGGATTCCGTCGAAAACGCGGTCAAGAAGGCGGTCTGCGCCGGCCAAGCGACCCTTTCCGCCGCCCAGCACGCGATGCTGACCGACTGGACCACCGCCGAGTCCGTGCTCGGCATCGGCTGATCCCGGCGCGGCCCGCTGCCGGTGCTGTCCACTGTGGATCGTTCCGGCCGGGGGCCGTCCCGGCTCGGGGTGGCGCCGATTCCGCGGGCGATCTCGTCGTTACCATTCGCCCATGATCTGGGTGCGGACGGTGCTGACCACGCTGGTGATACTCGCGGCGACCTGGCTCGGCGTCGCGCTGGACGTGTTCCAGGGCAGTGGCGGCACGCTGCTGATCTGGCTCAGCGCGGTGCTGATCCTCGTGCTCCCGGCGATCCTGGCCCGGGCCGGGGTGATCGCCCTGCTGGGCCTCTTCGTCGCCGGGCTGCACGTGGTGATGATCTTCATGACGGGGTTCTCCGGGATCAACGGCCTGATCCTGGAGACGCGTGGTGTGCAGGTGCAGGCCAGGGCAACCGGCTACACCACCAGCTGGACCGAGGAGCAGTTCTCGGCGCCGAGCAAGTACACACGGAACGCGCTGGTCGTCGTCACGCCGGACGGGCAGCGTGGCATCGTGGCCGTGAACGGCGACAAGCCGGGCAAGACGGTCGAAGTGGTCGCCGACCCGGCGGCGGTGGTGAGCCTGCATCGGCCCGATGAGATCGACTTGGGCGTGAGCGTCGGCACCGCGATCGTCGACCTGCTGATGATCTTCGGATGGGTCTGCTACGCGGCCCGGTTGCCGTTCAAGCCCCGTCGCCCGGCCGGCAAGGTGCCGGCGGAGTAGCGGTCCCCGGCGGACCGTCCGAAGTGGACCGGCCGGGAGTGCGGGCGGCCCCGGCCAAGAGGGGGCTGCCCGCACTCCGGGGTCAGGGCAGGCCCAGGTGGTCACGCAAGGTGGGGCCCGAATACTCGGTACGGAAGACGCCCCGGTCCTGCAACAGCGGGACCACCGTGTCCGCGAATTCGTCCAGGCCGCCCGGCGTGACGTGGGGGACCAGGATGAACCCGTCGCTGGCGTCGGCCTGGACCAGGTCGTTGATGGCGGTGGCGACGGTGGTGGGGGAGCCGATGAAGTTCTGGCGGCCGGTGACCTCGATGATCACCTCGCGGGTGGAGAGGTTCTTCGCCTCCGCGAGCTGACGCCATTCGTGCGCGGTGGCGACCGGGTCGCGGTACATGCGGACGCTGGCGCGGCCCTTGGCGATCTTGTTCTCGCCCACCGTGGGGTCGAACGCGGGCAGCGGGCCGTTCGGGTCGTGCGCGCTGAGGTCGGTGTTCCAGAGCTGCTCGAGGAACTTGATCGCGGTCGCCTCGCTGACCTGCTGCAGGCGAACCTCGTGGGCCTTCTCCTGCGCGTCCGCGTCCGTGTCGCCGAGGACGAACGTCGCCGCGGGCAGGATGACCAGCTGGTCGTAGGTCCGGCCGTATTTGGCCAGGCGGCCCTTGACGTCGCTGAAGAACGCTTGGCCCGCTTCGAGCGTGCCGTGGCGGGTGAAGATCGCGTCGGCGGTGGCGGCGGCGAACTCGCGGCCCTCGTCGGAGTCGCCGGCCTGGATGATCACCGGGCGGCCCTGCGGGCTGCGCGGCACCGGGAACCGGCCCTCGATGTCGAAGTGCCGGTCGTGGTGGGAGAACGCGCCGGCGTGCGCGTCGGCCAGGAAGCGGCCGGCGGCCTTGTCGGCCAGCACCTCGTCGCCGCGCCAGGAGTCGAACAGCTCCCATGCCGTGCGCATGAACGTCTCGGCCCGCGAGTAGCGCTCGTCCTGCGGCAGGAATCCGCCGCGGCGGAAGTTCTCGCCGGTGAATGCGTCCCACGACGTCACGACGTTCCAGGCCGCGCGCCCGGCCGAGAGGTGGTCCAGCGAGGCGAACTGCCGCGCCACCTCGAACGGCTCGTTGAACGTCGAGTTGATCGTGCCCGCCAGGCCCAGCCGCTCGGTGACGGCCGCGAGCGCGCTCAGCACCGTGAACGTGTCCGGCCGGCCGACCACGTCCAGGTCGTAGATCTCGCCGTTCTGCTCGCGCAGCCGCAGGCCCTCGGCCAGGAAGAAGAAGTCGAACTTCGCGCGCTCGGCGGTCTGGGCGAGCTTGACGAACGAGCTGAACTCGATGTGGCTGCCGGCCTCGGGGTCGCTCCACACCGTGGTGTTGTTGACGCCGGGGAAGTGCGCCGCGAGGTGGATCTGCTTCAGGGGCTTGGTCATCAGGAATCCTCCTCAGGCGGCGTAGCGGTTGGCGGGCCTCGGCAGGCCGAGCAGCCCGCGGAGCGTTTCGGCCTCGTACTTGCTGCGGAAGGCGCCGCGCCCGCGCAGCTCGGGGACGAGGCC includes the following:
- a CDS encoding NtaA/DmoA family FMN-dependent monooxygenase (This protein belongs to a clade of FMN-dependent monooxygenases, within a broader family of flavin-dependent oxidoreductases, the luciferase-like monooxygenase (LMM) family, some of whose members use coenzyme F420 rather than FMN.); this encodes MTKPLKQIHLAAHFPGVNNTTVWSDPEAGSHIEFSSFVKLAQTAERAKFDFFFLAEGLRLREQNGEIYDLDVVGRPDTFTVLSALAAVTERLGLAGTINSTFNEPFEVARQFASLDHLSAGRAAWNVVTSWDAFTGENFRRGGFLPQDERYSRAETFMRTAWELFDSWRGDEVLADKAAGRFLADAHAGAFSHHDRHFDIEGRFPVPRSPQGRPVIIQAGDSDEGREFAAATADAIFTRHGTLEAGQAFFSDVKGRLAKYGRTYDQLVILPAATFVLGDTDADAQEKAHEVRLQQVSEATAIKFLEQLWNTDLSAHDPNGPLPAFDPTVGENKIAKGRASVRMYRDPVATAHEWRQLAEAKNLSTREVIIEVTGRQNFIGSPTTVATAINDLVQADASDGFILVPHVTPGGLDEFADTVVPLLQDRGVFRTEYSGPTLRDHLGLP
- a CDS encoding Pls/PosA family non-ribosomal peptide synthetase, producing the protein MGFVYQGIAGIELDLNSELDPPALVPDTSVIPDFPRAAPRRRLHHVFEATADRVPGAFAVDCEGTTVTYAELDARANRLAHHLRERLGTGARIAILVRRSLDTYVSLLAAGKAGGAFVPIDPASPPDRIAYITEDAGVDLLLTTADLAADAVRAAEVGCAVLELDTAADVLAAAPAHRPESAELQAHDDEDPVAYVIYTSGSSGRPKGVEVAQSSITNFLDVVPRIYDVRETDRVYQGMTISFDFSIEEIWPTWSVGATLVAGPNDSRRLGGELADFLESARVTMLYCVPTLLATIPRELPLLRGILVGGEACPGQLVDRWSRPGRRILNTYGPTEATVTATWCELLPGRPVTIGKPLPTYSVVLLDEDRMPVPDGEVGEICLGGPGVARGYVGRPELTADRFIEYPGGRLYRTGDLGRWTADGDVEYLGRSDAEVKIRGHRVDLGEIESVLMEDPDITEAVAAMKPVTEDGEPELVAYVVCGNGDRGEELVRRLHAAARDRLPGYMVPGYLDFLDALPVMPSGKVDRPRLPAPTGRRLAFTSGPVVPPANELETQVRAAWAQVFGIEEDSLSVEADFFADLDGHSLLAARVVSALRQQPAGANTAVRDLYSHPTVRGMATLLADTGRPAAEVPERPAAIRHRGRRIAGAGVFQLVAIYLLLLVITLPVSYVYTQNDGDVSVAVLVQLLIAILVSYLGVRWLVPLLLARPLAAGIRPGRYRLWGPTYLRLWLLDLILAIGPMPVVSGSPLMPAYLRLLGARVGGRSTIATSSITLPPLVRIGRNASIGYGVVLRPWRVADGWVTVAPITVGDNVFVGANAVLEPGSTLEAGAALGEQSVLGEGGTIPAGQRWSGSPAEPAAKLERATETMLAAESRMRGWRFDHYLAAFAGLLGLEVGAIAMIIPGVALVWWALLNYGVLAGIVATLAAGPVFVVTVCVVVAAGKRLVLPRVPVGIHPVRTWLGVRKWVSDKLLEFSLQFTNSLYATLYTTPWLRLLGARIGRRAEVSTAAHLDPDLLTLGDESFVADMASVGCATFANGRMAFLPTVVGSRAFIGNAAFVPAGSRLGDGSLVGVSTVPPHDGVPDGTSWLGAPAMHLPQRQDSGSFPEEQTFRPPRPVVAHRLAVEFCRATLPAALLGVSFYLYLLTLSGLAEGNDLPIPAFVSPLVAIAASLAVIAFCAATKRNLIGSYRPRVEPLWSKFVRRAELVTGLYEAAAIPAGMEMLVGTPFLPPLLRWFGVSVGRRTWIGTTYLTEFDLVRIGDDACVGTESSLQTHLFEDRVMKMSYVTVEPGATVGTRAIVLYDAVVGEEVSLGSLSLLMKGEHLPPGTRWHGIPAQGLSAVGAVS